The following proteins are co-located in the Melanotaenia boesemani isolate fMelBoe1 chromosome 5, fMelBoe1.pri, whole genome shotgun sequence genome:
- the LOC121639785 gene encoding uncharacterized protein LOC121639785 has product MSMDSSSATNDSLQLHDSSTNSSFPEYLYCFIISPSSFIFIGFNITYTILLLPLSIFILYHGLQQWWKKQSSSSAATSHTDSFTYHTAIIELVGVLGCLISFCGIYKEDLNILSVGIPVASFILNGETLFYVLTCVERYLAVVHPIIYLSLRNERGIRIRNISIGCVWLLCFVGMGSLMIENLFTFMDLSLLISAITIVSFCSVSVLCVLIRPGPGEQVGDRERVDPIKQRAFYTIVTILGVLVLRFAWGLTRATIYLINNSNNCIIMISVFWFYLPSSLALPVLFLHRRGKLLCKKWHPSSPGGPQGMPGAAIPHDQDTHNRSQ; this is encoded by the coding sequence ATGTCAATGGACTCCTCTTCAGCCACCAATGACTCCCTTCAGCTACATGATTCCTCAACTAACTCCTCCTTCCCTGAATACTTGTACTGCTTCATCATCAGTCCAAGCTCCTTCATCTTTATAGGGTTCAACATCACTTACACCATCCTCCTTCTCCCtctctccatcttcatcctctacCATGGTCTCCAACAATGGTGGAAAAAGCAGTCCTCCTCCTCAGCAGCAACAAGTCACACTGACAGTTTCACCTACCATACAGCCATCATAGAGCTGGTTGGCGTCCTTGGGTGTCTCATCAGCTTTTGCGGCATCTATAAGGaggatttaaatattttatcagtGGGGATTCCAGTTGCATCCTTCATTTTAAATGGTGAGACATTATTTTATGTCTTGACCTGTGTGGAGCGCTACCTGGCTGTCGTTCACCCCATCATCTACCTGAGTCTGAGAAATGAAAGAGGGATCAGGATCAGAAATATCAGCATTGGCTGTGTCtggctgctttgctttgttgGGATGGGGTCATTGATGATTGAAAACTTATTCACCTTTATGGATTTATCCCTTCTGATTTCAGCCATAACCATTGTGTCCTTCTGCAGCGtttctgttctgtgtgttttgATTCGTCCGGGTCCGGGGGAACAGGTTGGGGACAGAGAGAGGGTTGACCCAATAAAGCAGAGGGCTTTCTACACCATTGTGACCATACTGGGAGTACTGGTGTTGAGGTTTGCTTGGGGACTGACTCGGGCTactatatatttaataaataatagcaaCAATTGTATCATCATGATAagtgttttctggttttatctGCCCAGTAGTCTGGCATTACCTGTGTTGTTTCTGCACAGAAGAGGAAAACTATTGTGTAAGAAGTGGCACCCCTCTTCCCCGGGAGGACCCCAGGGCATGCCAGGAGCAGCCATCCCCCATGACCAGGACACACACAACCGCAGTCAATGA